A window from Esox lucius isolate fEsoLuc1 chromosome 16, fEsoLuc1.pri, whole genome shotgun sequence encodes these proteins:
- the slc15a2 gene encoding solute carrier family 15 member 2 → MGKRKEHELDIHENGKSKSPKLCGTNYPVSISFIVVNEFCERFSYYGMKAVLTLYFINYLHWDQNLSTAVYHAFSSLCYFTPVLGALIADSWLGKFRTIIYLSVVYVLGHIIKSVGAIPSVGNSTVHIALSMLGLVLIAFGTGGIKPCVAAFGGDQFDEEHTIERRKFFSIFYMSINAGSVLSTVITPILRGDVKCFGGDCYALAFGVPAILMVIALVVFISGSGMYKKSPPEGNVLSDVCKCIGLAIKNRWRSSEFDSKKKHWLDWAEEKYPRRLIHEIKMVLRVLVLYIPLPMFWALFDQQGSRWTLQATRMNMAFGSTFVLKPDQMQMLNALLILLFVPIFDVVVYPLIGLCRINLTPLKKMAVGMILAALAFGAATLVEVNVMKTVVEPAPRGQCLLQVYNLAESDIQLDISGSNLFSQPIKSYEDPPSYQHLQLGGSSKNVSMRIIQNKNTSECVQSFREQKAYSLILHSSGSGVVCQLASDNIIKSKKMEAHLRFINTLSEAMNITVGDVDFYVAGDYGISPNKSVIRNKYTKVRCSSGSQVSFINLGLLDFGASYTIILTNGSVGIVPKKMVDVVANNIHITWQIPQYILITAGEVMFSITGLEFSYSQAPANMKSVLQAGWLLTVAFGNVIVLIVAEGAGLNQWMEFLLFAGLLVAVCIIFSIMAYFYKYVDPEELDKLFQDKTVDGEDDDSLKKDKKEHMEQAGDSTYLKSGIKNTAM, encoded by the exons AAACTCTGCGGGACCAACTACCCAGTCAGCATTTCCTTCATTGTAGTGAATGAGTTCTGTGAACGCTTCTCCTACTATGGCATGAAAG CGGTGCTGACACTGTACTTCATCAACTACCTACACTGGGACCAGAATCTGTCCACAGCAGTGTACCATGCCTTTTCCAGCCTTTGCTATTTCACCCCTGTCCTGGGCGCTCTCATTGCTGACTCCTGGCTGGGCAAGTTTAG GACCATCATTTACCTCTCGGTTGTCTATGTTCTTGGTCACATCATCAAGTCCGTTGGTGCCATTCCTAGTGTTGGGAACTCCACTGTACACAT AGCGCTGTCTATGCTGGGTCTGGTCCTCATAGCCTTCGGTACTGGAGGTATCAAGCCCTGTGTAGCCGCATTCGGAGGGGACCAGTTTGATGAAGAACAT ACAATTGAAAGGAGAAAATTCTTCTCCATTTTCTACATGTCCATTAATGCCGGGAGTGTCTTATCTACGGTCATCACACCAATATTGCGAG GAGATGTCAAGTGTTTTGGAGGTGACTGCTATGCTCTAGCCTTTGGCGTTCCGGCCATTTTAATGGTTATAGCTCTAG TTGTTTTCATCTCTGGAAGTGGAATGTACAAGAAGAGTCCGCCTGAGGGGAATGTCTTGTCGGATGTTTGTAAGTGCATTGGG TTGGCCATCAAGAACCGCTGGAGGAGTTCTGAGTTTGACTCTAAGAAGAAACACTGGCTAGACTGGGCAGAGGAGAAGTATCCG AGACGTCTGATCCATGAGATTAAGATGGTCCTGAGGGTTCTGGTGCTTTACATCCCTCTGCCCATGTTCTGGGCACTTTTTGACCAGCAG GGATCCCGCTGGACTCTACAGGCCACCCGAATGAATATGGCCTTT GGATCAACATTCGTTTTGAAACCGGATCAAATGCAG ATGTTAAATGCTCTTCTGATCCTCTTGTTTGTGCCCATCTTTGACGTGGTTGTGTACCCACTCATAGGCCTGTGCCGGATCAATCTCAC ACCACTGAAGAAGATGGCTGTCGGTATGATCTTGGCAGCGCTGGCTTTTGGTGCAGCCACCTTGGTGGAGGTCAATGTAATG AAAACGGTGGTTGAGCCAGCGCCTCGTGGACAATGTCTCCTGCAGGTCTATAATCTAGCTGAAAGTGACATCCAATTGGACATCAGTGGGAGTAACCTCTTCTCACAGCCAATCAAATCCTATGAA GACCCGCCATCATACCAGCATCTTCAGCTAGGGGGATCCAGCAAAAATGTCAGTATGCGGAtcatccaaaacaaaaacacctcaGAGTGTGTCCAGAGCTTCAGAGAGCAGAAAGCCTACTCACTCATCCTGCACAGCAGTGGATCTGGGGTAGTGTGCCAGCTA GCATCAGACAACataattaaaagtaaaaaaatggAAGCCCACCTGAG GTTCATCAACACACTGAGTGAGGCCATGAACATAACAGTGGGAGATGTGGACTTTTATGTTGCTGGTGACTATGGAATATCGCCTAACAAGAGTGTGATAAGAAACAA GTACACAAAAGTCCGGTGTTCATCCGGCTCGCAAGTCTCCTTCATCAACCTGGGTCTGCTTGACTTTGGGGCCTCGTACACTATCATTCTCACAAAT GGCTCTGTAGGGATTGTTCCCAAAAAGATGGTGGATGTGGTGGCCAATAACATTCACATCACCTGGCAGATCCCTCAGTATATCCTGATCACAGCAGGTGAAGTCATGTTCTCCATCACAGGCCTTGAGTTCTCCTACTCACAG GCTCCGGCTAATATGAAGTCAGTGCTGCAGGCAGGCTGGCTACTGACTGTAGCCTTTGGTAATGTCATTGTGCTAATCGTCGCAGAGGGGGCCGGTTTGAATCAG TGGATGGAGTTTCTGCTTTTTGCTGGTCTGCTTGTGGCGGTCTGCATCATTTTCTCCATCATGGCTTATTTCTACAAGTACGTAGATCCCGAAGAGCTAGACAAGCTGTTCCAAGACAAAACAGTCGATGGCGAGGATGATGACAGCCTGAAGAAGGACAAGAAAGAACACATGGAACAGGCGGGTGACTCTACGTACTTGAAGTCAGGAATAAAGAACACAGCGATGTAG